One part of the Aspergillus luchuensis IFO 4308 DNA, chromosome 5, nearly complete sequence genome encodes these proteins:
- a CDS encoding uncharacterized protein (COG:S;~EggNog:ENOG410PRBU;~InterPro:IPR036236,IPR013087;~PFAM:PF00096,PF12874), translated as MAQLKPYPCPACNKSFKTRSGARAHVVDVHYLQCPQCPKRFESTISRMEHQKSKGHFQCFRCQHVSQGAAGCPTQCLPNILVQSVALSGAQPSYCSDCDKTFVDATALRQHLQDKVHVKLKEKALRDCKKCNKSFVSTTALRQHEQSTSHKPLAELRCVAESCRLTFNTPSALIHHLESGRCPSGWSRQTVNAILHGYDKDRIITKPVMLLDMSFMSATLSPSNSSFSDIVCTPAEWSEIDSDGEMERSPIAPSPPGVDHGPLQQRTLSCPICSSSGRKRIFADQVALEMHISSAAHAGKAFKCPVAFTTHATSPNARTKSFTTLSGLTQHLESGRCQGGKSTLWKTMDYLQNEVFRFEWPGRLLRG; from the coding sequence ATGGCGCAGTTGAAACCTTATCCCTGCCCAGCTTGCAACAAGTCTTTCAAAACGAGGAGCGGAGCTCGCGCACATGTGGTTGATGTTCACTACCTCCAATGTCCGCAATGCCCGAAGCGATTCGAAAGTACCATATCTCGAATGGAACATCAGAAGTCAAAGGGACATTTTCAATGTTTCCGCTGTCAGCACGTATCCCAGGGTGCCGCGGGCTGTCCCACTCAGTGCCTCCCGAACATACTGGTACAATCTGTCGCACTGTCCGGCGCTCAGCCGTCCTATTGCAGTGATTGTGATAAAACCTTCGTGGACGCAACTGCGCTTAGACAACATCTGCAAGATAAAGTCCACgtgaagctgaaggagaaggctcTCAGGGACTGTAAGAAATGCAACAAGAGCTTCGTTTCCACAACGGCACTCAGACAGCATGAGCAGTCAACATCCCACAAACCTCTAGCTGAGTTGCGCTGCGTTGCAGAATCCTGCCGACTTACTTTCAACACCCCATCTGCTTTAATTCACCACCTAGAGAGCGGCCGTTGCCCGTCCGGCTGGTCACGTCAAACTGTCAACGCCATACTACATGGGTATGACAAAGATCGGATTATAACGAAGCCTGTGATGCTGCTGGACATGTCGTTCATGAGCGCAACCTTGAGCCCATCAAATTCAAGTTTCAGCGATATCGTCTGCACACCAGCAGAATGGAGCGAGATTGACAGTGATGGGGAGATGGAGCGTTCGCCTATCGCACCGTCACCCCCAGGGGTTGACCATGGTCCACTGCAGCAAAGAACCCTGTCCTGTCCCATTTGTTCTTCAAGCGGCAGGAAGAGGATCTTCGCTGACCAAGTAGCTCTCGAAATGCATATTTCCTCCGCAGCGCACGCTGGGAAGGCCTTCAAATGCCCCGTCGCCTTCACAACCCACGCTACGTCACCTAACGCTCGAACCAAGTCATTTACGACCTTGAGCGGACTTACTCAGCATCTCGAGAGTGGGCGGTGCCAAGGAGGTAAGTCTACTTTATGGAAGACAATGGATTATCTTCAGAATGAAGTGTTCAGGTTTGAGTGGCCTGGCAGACTTCTGCGGGGCTAG